The nucleotide sequence tgtAACCCCTTTCATATTAATAACAATGCCCCTTTTTTGGTTGCATATTTGGACTTTTGAACTTCATCTCAATATTAAGCATACGTgtatagtatatatatatttaattagtgctcaaattataaataattaaatacaaTATAACATTTAACCCTAACCCACAAcataaaaactatataaaaattatgcaaAAATTACTTCCCAATAGACAGtttcttaaaatatatcaacCATTATTACTATTCTTGAAATGGTCACTCTTTTCgaatcatatattaatgattcattctcttctttatattttttattttttctcttaaATATCGTCTTTGAAGTCGTTTAtcaaattcaaataatgtATGGTTTCCATAGATAGATATGTAATcactttatttataataatgaacGAAATATATCTgacttattatttaaaatttatatactcTTTTAAATTCAGACTCATAAACCTGCAGCATTAAATCGGGACCAtgaacattttttaattaccAAAAACACTAAATATTCCTAtcttaatattatttattgcattttattttttatcttatTGTTATAATAAACTCTATAATTACATTAATTCgcttgatatatttattatatattttttcctattattaatattattatattatactttttttacttATGCGAACATGAATTAACaaaatcattatattttgtcgCCTTTTTATTGGGCATAAATGTATTAACCCCAGGGTTTAATAATTACGTTGAAGCCAACCCGGAAATTATAAacagaataaaaaaaatgctaaTAATTCGTTTATTAGAAAAGTTCAAAATAACAAAGCTGCAGTTATATCTACTTTATTTGCAACATTAGCATTTGGTACTACGTTTGGTGTAATCCATTATCAAAAGAATGGAAttactaaaaaaacattatcGGACAGTGAAACAAAACCCTAATACaatatcatataataaaaatacatcaACAATAAAAAGTGATACAAAACCATCACCATATAATTATACCACAGCAGAGTATCCATCAATATTCCACTGTAGTTACTGATTCATATTatctatttttatgataaattatGAGAATAAACCACAAATTCAAGTATATCACACACTCtgtaaaaattaattgatataattaatataattaaacaaatttaaataattcgAGACATTTAAATATCTTTATGTTATAAATATCCCTTTTTTgtaacattttattttaatttgtgtatcccatatatatatgtaatcATATATTggatttattaaaatatgtctatttaatatttcaattCAAAAATTAGATATATCCACATGCTTCCTTTAGAATGATTTAATTCCGACACACCATTGAAgcaactttttttttccgaTATTTCTCCATTTGTTAccataaaaaacatattgcccatataatacatatatatcctttatagtaaaaattaatcgtgatttattctttatttcCAATAGTATCACGACTTATTGTTTATTGTAAATAGTATCAtgacatatatttttatttggaaGTGATATTTGATCTTAATACAATTTATAGTAATGAAATTAATGAAGTGATCAGAGTGATTCAATACAAATGTTATGGTATAcgtaataattttttatattgttatttaaaGCATATTGCCAATGTATTttatgcacatatatatgaacattataataaattaactAAAACGCTATTTGctttaaaaaacaatttcaTATCTATTCATagaaaaaatcaaatataacataaatataaataatataagataacagtttatttattttcctaCCATTGTAACAGCACGTTGGGAAATTATACTATTAAATAGGACATAAATgtagaataaaaatagacagtttcattaaataaaaatattcataaaatgaacatattatgatatatataattcaatatAACCCAAACTATAAACCGTAAACCTTCTTCGTCTAGATATTTGGAATTTTGGAATATGacatgtatatttttttattttttataatgtattactatatacatttaaattattttttctattataatCACATTTAGTAAACTTTTAtagataaataaatattatcaaattataaaaaattaaataaaaatgtaactCAGGACCCTGCCATATAATCTTCCTCTATATGTTTCTATATACTTAATAATACCATTTTCTTATTAACtcaatttataattattccATTGATTATTTTCGATTAATGTATTTGCAACTTCCTTTCagtatcattttcattacacaattttttaatctttttcatatttttttttttcttcaacTTTTTTCTCCACCCAAATGAGGAATactaacataaaaatagtaaaaatatatagttatttgttttttatgcatacaaaaaatatgtagtaatacatattttttaattttctatttaataattttctttctATTACCTTATACATAACTGCTAAAATAACAAGTGTTGCAATAACTATAACTGAATATACAACTAATTTGTattctttaaataaatttccTGGAAATCCTATTTCAGATATGCCTTTTTGTACATCGGCTTTAATGGTTCTTGCTCCAATTTCTAGACGAGGCATTATATTGATAGAATCGTCTGATGATTGAAATTGTTCCTCAGAGGAAATATCTGAAATTTGTTCTTGTTCACTATTTGGTGATCCAAGTTTTTGTGTAAAAAATGACTCTTGTAAATGATCATTTCCTTGATCACCTAACATTTGTGTTTGCGTATCTtgtgctttttttttttcggcATCTGATGTTCCGCTATCTGGTAAAGGAGGAGCATATTCTAATCCATCCTCTTTAATTGGTGGGTTATCCTCTAATGTTTCAGTTTGGTGTCTTTCATTTGCTTGCAATCCTTCTTTAATGTATTCCattatatcaaaatttttataataatctGCATAAGTACTATAAGCATCATTTAAAATAGGCAATACATTATcgtataatttttttcgaatATCATCAAGTGAATTAGTAACAGATTCTCTGTATTCTTCAATATagattttaattaaattccCATATTCTTTTAAAGTTGACAAATCAAAAACATCGTGAATATCTTTTAGGTTTTGGTATATATCTATTTTACCTTGATTAGTTTCTGACTCGTTGCTTGGATTTGTTTGATCACTTGGAGCTTTTTGAGTACCTGTATGCTTACTGCCAAGATTTAAGGATTGGGAATCACCTTTTAATGAAGGTTCATCATGTTTTGGCAATTGAATGTTTTGCTTCTGTTGAGATTTAACCTCCAaatcttttaaattatcaCCTGTATTTTTAGGGGTACTATTTTGACTACTTTTATCCCCCCCTTgatttttactattttgtGTGGTTGTATCTTTTACTGCTTTATCTTGAACACTTTTGGcattatctttattttttggtaTACGCTCTGGACCGTTGGAATcaaatgttttaaaatgtttCGTAGAATGTGaatctttttcatttattggCGTAAGTTCTAGAAGACgactttttatattatatcttttatcAGTATTATTCTCAATAGCAGAAGTTCGAAAGTcgtcatatattttttttaatttttccaACAGAGATAGATATAAATCACGTCCAGAAAAAGACTTGTATAGGTTTCTATATTGATTAAGACAATTTACAGAATGCTGACGAAGGTCCAAAggtttttctttattttttttataatatgcaattgtattacatatataattaagtAACGTATACAATTCACACATATACCTAAGATTAACATCTTTCAAATCCCtttgattatataaaagattCCAATGTTTAAAATTACCCATATTGTTCTTTAAATATTCGTCATAAGCCGAACTTAAAGTCATTTTATTAGCTTTGATATTGTCTTTGTCTTTGACTATCTTAAATAACTTATTAGCTAACCACATCATAAAATGTTCAGAATACTTCTTTTCATTAGTGTAAAGCTTCATAAATAAACCCTCACTCAAAGCACCAATACCTTCATCCCTACTTAAGCATGCTCTTTTATTGTGGCAATATCGTTTGTATGATGAAGATCCgttaattttattcaatATGACATATTTaccattaaaaaatttatcagCTTCAAGAAATAACTCGCACTGAGAAAaagtttatataaattaataaaaatatgtattaatacaaaatttattgaataaaatttaatgtaATTTATAGGCAAatcaaacaaaataaaataaaggatagccatgttttattataaaataaaattatttaccATTCCTTTCTCGTCCAttgtaatataattttgttcttAATATATAGATTGATAtcatattgtttttatataaaatatatatactgtAAATGAGCCTCCTATATCACATTTATCGTATTAAACCCattgaaaaatttaataataatttaaaattaatatggaataataatacaataatattaataaagaaatattatatttactgTTATTGACATTTCCTAAATTGCCTTAAATTGTGGTTggtttaataaatatttaatcacatgtatatataatgcaaTTTATGCATAAAGTCAATATTACTAATAGTATCCTacataattaattttattataaaatattaaggaattttataatgaatttaaaaaatatatacttaaaCATATGTTTTAATATAGAGCATAAACAACCTAAAACTTAAATAATCcataaatcaaaaaattaagaaagttattataatccttaaaaatatataaatagtcatttttttaaatatattaaatttttatacacttgcttctaatatatataccaatgttttattaaaatcatAGCATTTTCAAATTAAGTTGCATGCTCCATTATATAtccaaattatataattttaatattgtttttatttaatatagataaattcataatttattttaataagtCCGATAaccttatttttattcctaCATATTTCAATTTAAAAGTATTCTTTATTGggtaattttataatatatttcgcACATCTTCCCCTCGGtttaaaaaggaaattaACGCTGAACCCGTATTTATTAAGCTATTTATAACTTTAAATAAGcctttaaatataattttttttttaaataatacttagtaaatattaaatatataatacataaataagtattgatgcaaattttaaagtataataaaaaactatACGTAATTAGGTTGTTCATTGCACTTTGAGAGGAGAGAGATAAGGgaagtattattttttaagacAAAGCTGTAgccatataatatttacttattctacatattttaattatgttttatatt is from Plasmodium berghei ANKA genome assembly, chromosome: 14 and encodes:
- a CDS encoding BIR protein, with the protein product MDEKGMCELFLEADKFFNGKYVILNKINGSSSYKRYCHNKRACLSRDEGIGALSEGLFMKLYTNEKKYSEHFMMWLANKLFKIVKDKDNIKANKMTLSSAYDEYLKNNMGNFKHWNLLYNQRDLKDVNLRYMCELYTLLNYICNTIAYYKKNKEKPLDLRQHSVNCLNQYRNLYKSFSGRDLYLSLLEKLKKIYDDFRTSAIENNTDKRYNIKSRLLELTPINEKDSHSTKHFKTFDSNGPERIPKNKDNAKSVQDKAVKDTTTQNSKNQGGDKSSQNSTPKNTGDNLKDLEVKSQQKQNIQLPKHDEPSLKGDSQSLNLGSKHTGTQKAPSDQTNPSNESETNQGKIDIYQNLKDIHDVFDLSTLKEYGNLIKIYIEEYRESVTNSLDDIRKKLYDNVLPILNDAYSTYADYYKNFDIMEYIKEGLQANERHQTETLEDNPPIKEDGLEYAPPLPDSGTSDAEKKKAQDTQTQMLGDQGNDHLQESFFTQKLGSPNSEQEQISDISSEEQFQSSDDSINIMPRLEIGARTIKADVQKGISEIGFPGNLFKEYKLVVYSVIVIATLVILAVMYKYSSFGWRKKLKKKKNMKKIKKLCNENDTERKLQIH